A region of Maridesulfovibrio sp. DNA encodes the following proteins:
- a CDS encoding branched-chain amino acid ABC transporter permease — MDSYFLMQIVNGLSAGMIYALIAIGFTLIFGVLNVVNFAHGEMYTIGAFAGLVCINALNWPLALVIVAALAAGGIAGIGLEKIAFKPFRRFQDEASLKSRAMREATLLSSLAFSIIIKELLQHFFGAEMQTIPGQYLLNNPIPVGPLSFSTGQFLILGSSVVMLGGLQYVLYHTRIGLSIRAISNNPLGAKYVGLSVDKTIIATFGVGSMLGGAAGIMVGLYYGAIFPSMGFAPSIKAFVAMVMGGLSSIPGAVICALLLGVCESLATDFMTQGWSDMVAYGFLILTLIFFPQGIFGARRERV; from the coding sequence ATGGACTCGTATTTTTTGATGCAAATCGTCAACGGACTCAGTGCCGGAATGATTTACGCACTGATCGCTATCGGCTTCACGCTTATTTTCGGCGTGCTGAATGTTGTGAACTTCGCCCACGGAGAGATGTATACAATCGGGGCATTTGCCGGCCTGGTCTGCATCAACGCTCTGAACTGGCCTTTAGCCCTGGTTATTGTCGCTGCTCTCGCAGCCGGTGGAATCGCGGGGATAGGGCTGGAAAAAATCGCCTTTAAGCCCTTCAGGCGTTTTCAGGATGAAGCTTCGCTCAAATCAAGAGCCATGAGAGAAGCTACCCTGCTGTCCTCTCTGGCCTTCTCAATCATCATCAAAGAATTACTCCAGCATTTCTTTGGTGCAGAAATGCAGACTATTCCGGGCCAGTATCTGCTTAACAATCCCATTCCAGTCGGTCCGCTTTCTTTTTCAACCGGGCAGTTTCTGATCCTCGGGTCTTCCGTTGTCATGCTCGGCGGGTTGCAATACGTGCTTTACCATACCCGCATCGGCCTTTCCATCCGGGCTATTTCCAATAACCCCCTCGGAGCCAAGTATGTAGGCCTGTCCGTAGATAAAACCATCATCGCCACCTTCGGCGTGGGCAGTATGCTCGGCGGTGCAGCCGGGATTATGGTCGGCCTTTATTATGGAGCAATTTTTCCTTCCATGGGTTTTGCTCCTTCCATCAAGGCCTTTGTGGCCATGGTTATGGGCGGACTTTCCAGTATCCCCGGCGCGGTCATCTGTGCTCTTCTCCTCGGTGTTTGTGAATCTCTGGCAACAGATTTCATGACTCAGGGCTGGAGCGATATGGTCGCTTACGGCTTTCTCATTCTAACTCTGATTTTCTTTCCTCAGGGCATTTTCGGAGCCCGGAGAGAGCGTGTATAA
- a CDS encoding ABC transporter substrate-binding protein has product MKMKNLILGLVAMVSMLMASSAFAEKNIMLGYSLPLTGSHAQYGEVFRNSAKLQLDKFNKSGKLKGTKVEIVYEDSKSDPKEAINIARKFVDNEQIVGVLGDFTSTVSMAAGRVYGMEGMPQLSQTASHPDFTKVGNCQFRNITTQAYEGPFVAKWAEGLGFKKFAIIAIQNDWGISAAENFEKGIKELGGEITAIEYFNPGNRDFRSILTKISRGKPEAVYLCMMYEEGAMVLQQKKQLGIKTPIFGTSSLYSPKLIELAGDSADGLLLSSTFMCDSPEPNVVEFVSGYKKNYESEPNMFAAQAYDAVGIMLDAIAKVGPGVTRSSLRDALAQTKDYPGVTGSTTFDPETREPVKGLARLKVENGSFVLVK; this is encoded by the coding sequence ATGAAAATGAAAAATCTTATTTTGGGACTTGTTGCCATGGTCAGCATGTTGATGGCCTCATCTGCATTTGCAGAAAAAAACATTATGTTGGGCTATTCGTTACCTCTGACAGGTAGCCACGCTCAGTATGGTGAAGTTTTTCGTAACTCTGCCAAGCTCCAGCTGGATAAATTTAATAAATCAGGAAAGCTTAAAGGGACAAAAGTTGAAATCGTCTATGAAGATTCCAAGTCCGACCCTAAGGAAGCAATTAACATTGCCCGCAAGTTTGTAGATAACGAACAGATCGTAGGGGTTTTGGGCGATTTTACTTCCACAGTATCCATGGCTGCAGGCCGTGTTTACGGTATGGAAGGAATGCCGCAGCTTTCTCAGACTGCATCCCACCCTGATTTTACCAAAGTTGGCAACTGTCAGTTCCGTAATATTACCACTCAGGCATACGAAGGTCCTTTCGTAGCCAAATGGGCAGAAGGACTTGGTTTCAAGAAATTCGCAATTATCGCCATTCAGAATGACTGGGGTATTTCAGCTGCTGAGAATTTTGAAAAAGGTATCAAAGAGCTTGGCGGAGAAATTACCGCTATTGAGTATTTCAACCCCGGAAACCGCGATTTTCGCTCCATCCTGACTAAAATCAGCCGCGGTAAGCCTGAGGCTGTCTATCTTTGTATGATGTATGAAGAAGGTGCCATGGTTTTACAGCAGAAAAAACAGCTCGGAATTAAAACTCCTATTTTCGGCACCTCCTCCCTTTATTCTCCCAAGCTGATCGAACTGGCTGGTGATTCCGCAGACGGTCTTCTGCTTTCCAGCACTTTTATGTGTGACAGCCCCGAGCCTAACGTTGTTGAATTTGTCAGTGGTTACAAGAAAAATTACGAATCAGAACCAAACATGTTCGCTGCACAGGCCTATGATGCTGTGGGCATTATGCTTGATGCCATTGCCAAAGTCGGCCCCGGCGTAACCCGTTCCAGCCTTCGTGACGCTCTGGCCCAGACAAAGGATTACCCCGGCGTTACCGGCTCCACAACATTTGATCCTGAAACCCGTGAGCCTGTTAAGGGACTGGCCCGCCTTAAAGTCGAAAACGGTTCTTTTGTTCTCGTAAAATAA
- a CDS encoding L-2-amino-thiazoline-4-carboxylic acid hydrolase: MSEAKLREELYAANENRAIIYKLIFDAMVEEFGLEKAKEVMKKGIYKRGEQIGENFKQFSPCDFKGLRDAFLGVIPDDSKMFAPTVTRCDDGGLDIEFDNCPLKNAWRDMGLSDEECATLCEVAGIIDFGTFEGAGFDFQMTALPEGSKDKCYLKIREKK; the protein is encoded by the coding sequence ATGAGTGAAGCTAAACTGCGCGAAGAGCTTTATGCCGCCAATGAGAACAGAGCTATCATCTATAAGCTGATCTTTGATGCCATGGTTGAAGAATTTGGCCTTGAGAAGGCTAAAGAAGTAATGAAAAAAGGTATTTATAAAAGAGGTGAGCAGATCGGCGAGAACTTTAAGCAGTTTTCTCCCTGTGATTTCAAAGGGCTGCGCGATGCTTTCCTCGGCGTTATCCCCGATGATTCAAAGATGTTTGCTCCCACTGTTACCCGTTGTGATGACGGTGGGCTTGATATCGAGTTTGATAATTGTCCCTTGAAGAACGCATGGCGTGACATGGGGCTCTCTGATGAAGAGTGTGCTACTCTTTGCGAAGTTGCCGGAATAATTGACTTTGGTACCTTTGAAGGCGCTGGTTTCGATTTTCAGATGACTGCTCTTCCTGAAGGCAGCAAGGATAAGTGTTATCTCAAGATTCGTGAAAAAAAATAG
- a CDS encoding L-serine ammonia-lyase, iron-sulfur-dependent, subunit alpha: MDLHAFFNNEVKPALGCTEPGAVAFAASAGASYLAGPPKHIHLRLSANIYKNGQSVGIPGTPGLKGNLLAAALGAIGGDHEKGLQSLENIDEKCISKATEMLKAGSLTQEVLQDTPNVYVEVELIRQGESVTAVVAHTHDNLVEIIRNKQTVFEGQECESGSGRLPAYLNELIHMDFAQLWELAGSISPEDEAFLLKGATMNMEVAEKGLSKPWGLGSGYVTAENMQQEDLGLMIRAWSAAAADVRMDGGQWPVMSSAGSGNHGLTAIIPPALAARFWKRSDRELAEALALSHLVTGAVKAKTGRLTPVCGCSIAAGAGAAAALTRLAQGTPAQAEQASAFVLSSVLGMICDGAKGTCALKVGTAAGEAYQGMLLATKGKPMTSQQGIIGPDFTGNTTAVGELSGIGFAAVDAVILRLLDRQPSGTA, from the coding sequence ATGGACCTGCACGCTTTCTTTAATAATGAAGTGAAACCGGCTCTGGGATGTACCGAACCCGGCGCAGTGGCTTTTGCCGCCAGTGCCGGAGCAAGCTACCTGGCCGGACCGCCGAAGCACATCCACTTACGTCTGTCGGCCAACATCTATAAGAACGGACAGTCGGTAGGAATACCGGGGACACCGGGTCTCAAAGGAAACCTGCTGGCTGCGGCCCTCGGAGCTATCGGTGGTGATCATGAAAAGGGACTGCAATCCCTTGAAAACATCGATGAGAAATGCATTTCAAAAGCCACTGAAATGCTTAAGGCGGGCAGCCTGACTCAGGAAGTTCTACAGGATACCCCCAATGTCTATGTGGAAGTTGAGCTGATCAGGCAGGGTGAAAGTGTAACTGCGGTTGTCGCCCACACACACGACAATCTTGTTGAAATCATCCGCAACAAACAGACTGTGTTTGAGGGACAGGAATGCGAATCCGGTTCCGGTCGGCTTCCCGCTTACCTTAATGAACTCATACATATGGATTTCGCCCAGCTTTGGGAGCTTGCCGGAAGCATAAGCCCTGAGGACGAAGCCTTCCTGCTCAAAGGGGCTACAATGAACATGGAAGTAGCTGAAAAAGGTTTGTCCAAACCGTGGGGACTCGGCTCCGGTTATGTCACCGCTGAAAACATGCAACAGGAAGATCTCGGCCTGATGATCAGAGCGTGGTCTGCAGCAGCAGCCGATGTTCGTATGGATGGAGGTCAGTGGCCTGTGATGAGCAGTGCAGGAAGCGGCAACCATGGTCTGACCGCCATTATTCCTCCTGCTCTTGCTGCCAGATTCTGGAAAAGAAGTGATCGGGAGCTTGCTGAAGCTTTAGCCCTTTCACATCTGGTTACCGGAGCGGTGAAGGCTAAAACAGGCCGCCTTACTCCGGTATGCGGATGTTCCATTGCAGCCGGAGCCGGTGCAGCAGCGGCCCTTACCAGACTTGCCCAGGGAACGCCAGCTCAGGCAGAACAGGCCTCTGCCTTCGTGCTTTCTTCCGTACTCGGAATGATCTGCGACGGAGCCAAAGGGACATGTGCCCTGAAGGTGGGAACAGCCGCCGGAGAAGCTTATCAGGGAATGCTGCTGGCAACAAAAGGTAAGCCGATGACCTCCCAGCAGGGTATCATAGGTCCCGATTTCACCGGCAACACAACTGCAGTCGGAGAACTCTCCGGTATAGGCTTTGCCGCGGTTGATGCTGTAATCCTGCGTTTGCTGGACAGGCAACCCTCCGGCACAGCCTAA
- a CDS encoding Rid family detoxifying hydrolase — protein sequence MSNLDFIATENAPAAVGPYSQAVAHDNVLYVSGQLGLNPETMTLAEGFSAQAKQAVANLGAILAEAGCSVTDIISVDVFLVDMGEFKTLNEIYADFMGDHKPARAAIQVAALPLGGLVEIKCVARKN from the coding sequence ATGAGTAACCTTGATTTCATAGCTACAGAAAACGCTCCCGCTGCGGTTGGACCATATTCTCAGGCAGTTGCCCATGACAACGTTCTTTACGTAAGCGGGCAACTGGGACTGAACCCGGAAACAATGACTCTTGCTGAAGGATTCAGTGCACAGGCAAAGCAGGCTGTGGCAAACCTCGGAGCAATTCTCGCGGAAGCCGGATGTTCTGTAACCGACATCATCAGCGTAGATGTTTTTCTTGTAGATATGGGCGAATTCAAAACACTTAACGAAATCTATGCCGACTTCATGGGAGACCACAAACCGGCCCGGGCAGCTATTCAAGTTGCAGCCCTGCCGCTTGGCGGTCTCGTTGAAATTAAATGCGTTGCCCGTAAGAACTAA